From Desulfuromonas soudanensis, the proteins below share one genomic window:
- a CDS encoding PhnD/SsuA/transferrin family substrate-binding protein — translation MKKTIITLLATLFLFAAVQPLLAADAITCWFPPDWKTKAPQAQEITKALSEKSGVSIRPRIAKSYPEILAAFDSKDQSLVYVGSFVQAIIAARGIGTPLAQNVNGKEFYSGILILPQDADPGEILENSPEKIAFALGASSGESSAMAATGGRAALGVANHGAAVGAVKAGRASAAVVKNWWWEANKNDYPGLVSYEIPGISLAKNPDNVLTASKAVPEGIRKKIREAAIMSSSAFGSGANMRLFEEGQLIFSIELMKKGKIDPKTYSW, via the coding sequence ATGAAAAAAACGATCATCACCCTGTTGGCGACCCTGTTTTTATTTGCTGCGGTACAGCCGTTGTTGGCGGCCGACGCCATTACCTGCTGGTTCCCGCCGGACTGGAAAACCAAGGCCCCTCAGGCCCAGGAAATCACCAAGGCGCTCTCGGAAAAATCCGGAGTTTCGATCCGCCCGCGCATCGCCAAGAGTTATCCGGAAATCCTAGCGGCCTTCGATTCCAAGGATCAGAGCCTGGTCTACGTCGGCTCCTTCGTCCAGGCGATCATTGCCGCCCGGGGGATCGGCACCCCCCTGGCGCAGAACGTCAACGGCAAGGAGTTCTATTCCGGCATTCTCATTCTTCCCCAGGACGCCGATCCCGGGGAGATTCTCGAAAATTCCCCGGAGAAAATCGCTTTTGCCCTGGGGGCTTCTTCCGGCGAGTCGAGTGCCATGGCCGCCACCGGCGGCCGGGCGGCACTCGGCGTGGCCAATCACGGCGCGGCCGTCGGTGCCGTCAAGGCCGGACGCGCCAGCGCCGCGGTGGTCAAAAACTGGTGGTGGGAGGCGAACAAGAACGATTACCCGGGATTGGTTTCTTACGAAATCCCCGGCATCTCGCTGGCCAAGAATCCCGACAATGTTCTCACCGCCTCCAAGGCGGTTCCCGAGGGGATCCGGAAAAAGATCAGGGAAGCGGCCATCATGTCGAGTTCCGCCTTCGGGTCGGGAGCGAACATGCGCCTCTTCGAAGAGGGTCAGCTCATCTTTTCCATCGAGCTCATGAAAAAAGGGAAGATTGATCCGAAGACCTACAGCTGGTAA
- a CDS encoding methyl-accepting chemotaxis protein, protein MGILKKLLLMITGTLLVAFVAIALYSVVGIEKSNTRIVSGVTGSLEKANFSTIEMLNSNFAHVEEELQTASLASRQIILDLYDVSFNTLLRAIGNQILPNIESFDFDTPALAIEKVLAENPVVTWMRYTVSENPAEGDIFSFGEFAESADRKHYMKEFRSDFAYLKLEMQVSLAGMEALNRVDAIFTNINEANGSLVIDLINDSQDTLFAAGEEAETVGRRGQIELTTGIVVALGIVLLAVCLVLGFAIHRSINRPMNRAVTMIRELELGHLDHRLNMKSKDEIGQMSRAMDRFADNLQGEVVAALTRLADGDLTFAIQPRDERDGIRGALKKVRGDLMILIDGIRQAGNNVMVGSQALSASSQQMSMGAADQASAAEEASSSIEEMAANIRQNADNALETEKIAVKAARDAEDGGEAVQGTVLAMKDIAQKIGIIEEIARQTNLLALNAAIEAARAGEHGKGFAVVASEVRKLAERSQLAAAEISKLSASSVAVAEKAGSMLQVIVPDIRRTAELVQEISAASREQDLGATQISQAIQRLDQIIQQNASASEEIASTAEELSGQADQLQQLMADFKLDDGLSAEFGAKAVTMGSRPGEGREKRALLPGGNRGEPKSDEFRNDDRFDSKFETY, encoded by the coding sequence ATGGGAATACTGAAAAAGCTGTTGTTGATGATTACCGGGACCCTCCTCGTCGCCTTTGTTGCCATTGCCCTCTACTCGGTGGTCGGCATCGAGAAAAGCAACACCCGGATCGTCAGCGGAGTGACCGGCTCTCTCGAGAAGGCCAATTTCTCTACCATCGAGATGCTCAACAGCAACTTCGCCCATGTCGAGGAGGAGCTGCAAACCGCAAGCCTTGCTTCGCGGCAAATTATCCTCGACCTCTATGATGTGTCGTTCAATACCCTTTTGCGGGCCATCGGCAATCAGATCCTGCCGAATATCGAAAGTTTCGATTTTGATACGCCGGCCCTGGCGATCGAGAAGGTTCTGGCCGAAAACCCGGTCGTGACCTGGATGCGTTACACCGTCAGCGAGAATCCGGCCGAGGGGGACATCTTTTCCTTCGGCGAATTTGCAGAGAGCGCGGATCGCAAACATTACATGAAGGAATTTCGTTCCGATTTCGCCTATCTGAAACTGGAGATGCAGGTCAGTCTGGCCGGAATGGAGGCTCTGAACCGGGTGGATGCCATTTTCACCAATATCAACGAGGCCAACGGCTCCCTGGTCATCGACCTGATCAACGACAGCCAGGACACCCTGTTTGCCGCCGGGGAAGAAGCCGAGACGGTCGGAAGGCGGGGTCAGATCGAGCTGACGACCGGCATCGTTGTGGCTCTGGGGATCGTCCTTTTGGCCGTCTGCCTGGTTCTGGGATTTGCTATCCACAGGTCGATCAACCGGCCGATGAATCGGGCCGTGACCATGATCCGGGAACTGGAGCTGGGACATCTCGACCACCGGCTCAATATGAAGAGCAAAGACGAAATCGGGCAGATGTCACGGGCGATGGACCGGTTTGCCGACAATTTGCAGGGGGAGGTCGTCGCCGCCCTGACGCGGCTTGCCGACGGAGACCTGACCTTTGCCATTCAGCCCAGGGACGAAAGGGACGGCATACGGGGAGCCCTGAAAAAGGTTCGCGGGGACCTGATGATCCTCATCGACGGCATCCGTCAGGCCGGCAACAATGTCATGGTCGGCAGCCAGGCGCTCAGCGCCAGTTCGCAGCAGATGTCCATGGGGGCGGCGGACCAGGCGTCGGCGGCCGAGGAAGCCTCTTCCTCCATCGAGGAGATGGCGGCCAATATCCGCCAGAATGCCGACAATGCCCTGGAGACGGAAAAAATTGCCGTCAAGGCTGCCCGCGACGCCGAGGACGGTGGCGAGGCGGTGCAGGGGACGGTTTTGGCCATGAAGGATATCGCCCAAAAGATCGGCATCATCGAGGAGATTGCCCGGCAGACCAACCTTCTGGCCCTCAATGCGGCCATCGAGGCGGCCCGGGCCGGAGAGCACGGCAAAGGGTTTGCCGTTGTCGCCTCCGAGGTGCGCAAACTCGCCGAACGGAGCCAACTCGCCGCCGCCGAAATCAGCAAATTGTCAGCGTCGAGTGTCGCCGTCGCCGAGAAGGCCGGCTCTATGCTGCAGGTGATCGTCCCCGATATCCGGCGCACGGCCGAACTGGTGCAGGAAATCTCCGCCGCCAGCCGAGAGCAGGACCTCGGCGCCACGCAGATCAGTCAGGCGATCCAGCGCCTCGACCAGATCATCCAGCAGAATGCCTCGGCCTCGGAAGAGATCGCCTCGACCGCCGAGGAACTCTCCGGGCAGGCGGACCAGCTGCAGCAGCTGATGGCTGATTTCAAGCTCGATGACGGGTTGAGCGCGGAATTCGGGGCGAAGGCGGTCACAATGGGTTCCAGGCCGGGGGAGGGTCGAGAGAAGAGGGCTCTTCTCCCCGGTGGCAATAGGGGCGAGCCAAAGTCCGATGAATTCAGGAACGACGATCGCTTCGATTCGAAATTCGAGACGTACTGA
- a CDS encoding DUF2845 domain-containing protein, with translation MKGKRIVGGMVVAALLLGTGSLALAMRCGNKVVSIGDSKGEVAAKCGEPTFSEVVAAVTERSAGEGVVGEITETIEHWSYRQGSGSLLKTLFFRGDRLERIEDGDRIEGPGALRTPTFFPEPGATQAEILQQYGEPLRRDLVGITRQESAGGAKVREEKVERWTYDLGPGRFFKLLTFEGGLLVRVEDGERR, from the coding sequence ATGAAGGGAAAACGGATCGTTGGCGGGATGGTGGTCGCCGCCCTGCTGTTGGGGACGGGGAGCCTGGCCCTGGCCATGCGCTGCGGCAACAAGGTGGTGTCGATCGGCGACAGCAAGGGGGAGGTGGCCGCCAAGTGTGGGGAACCGACCTTCTCGGAGGTCGTTGCCGCCGTGACCGAAAGGTCGGCCGGGGAGGGGGTCGTCGGGGAAATCACCGAAACGATCGAGCACTGGAGCTATCGTCAGGGATCGGGATCGCTGCTGAAGACCCTTTTCTTTCGCGGCGACCGCCTGGAGCGGATCGAGGACGGGGATCGGATCGAGGGTCCCGGTGCTCTCCGGACACCGACCTTCTTTCCGGAGCCCGGCGCCACCCAGGCGGAGATTCTGCAGCAATACGGCGAGCCCCTGCGCCGCGACCTGGTTGGCATCACCCGCCAGGAGTCCGCAGGCGGTGCGAAGGTCCGGGAGGAGAAGGTGGAGCGGTGGACCTATGATCTCGGGCCGGGGAGGTTTTTCAAACTCCTGACCTTCGAAGGGGGACTGCTGGTCCGGGTGGAGGATGGCGAGCGCCGCTAG